From Candidatus Methylarchaceae archaeon HK02M2, a single genomic window includes:
- a CDS encoding twin-arginine translocase TatA/TatE family subunit, which produces MQGFNEILIIAIVAIVLLFGAKKVPEMARAFGRAKGEFERGKQEIDKELKEITKTPSKKEETEREKLIKAANSLGINTQGKTDEQLREEIQAAINKE; this is translated from the coding sequence ATGCAAGGATTCAATGAAATTCTGATAATAGCTATAGTCGCAATTGTTCTCTTATTCGGAGCAAAGAAGGTCCCAGAAATGGCTAGGGCTTTCGGTAGAGCAAAAGGTGAGTTTGAGAGAGGTAAACAGGAGATCGATAAAGAACTTAAAGAAATTACAAAAACTCCAAGCAAAAAAGAAGAGACTGAAAGGGAAAAACTTATCAAAGCCGCCAATTCATTAGGAATTAATACTCAAGGTAAAACCGATGAACAACTACGTGAAGAAATTCAAGCAGCGATAAATAAAGAATAA